A single region of the Streptomyces sp. ITFR-16 genome encodes:
- a CDS encoding thiolase domain-containing protein — MRDVAIVAFAQTDHLRRTDDLSEVEMLMPVLHRVLDATGLRTSDIGFTCSGSSDYLAGRAFSFTMALDGVGAHPPISESHVEMDGAWALYEAWVKIQTGEADTALVYAYGKSSPGQVRDVLTRQLDPYYTAPLWPDSVALAALQAQALIDAGDTDEAALAAVAARSRRDASDNPHAQLSGAVPAGERLVGPLRTGDCPPVGDGAAAVILAAGDTARALCARPAWIRGIDHRIEAHGLGVRELTDSPSARLAAERAGAFERPVDTAELHAPFTSQEVVLRKALGLGDGVRINPSGGALAANPVMAAGLIRLGEAAARIHRGESDRALAHATSGPCLQQNLVAVLEGESAHA; from the coding sequence ATGCGGGACGTAGCGATCGTCGCCTTCGCGCAGACCGACCATCTGCGGCGCACCGACGACCTCTCCGAGGTCGAGATGCTGATGCCCGTCCTGCACCGGGTCCTCGACGCGACCGGCCTGAGGACCAGTGACATCGGCTTCACCTGCTCCGGCTCCAGCGACTACCTCGCGGGCCGCGCCTTCTCGTTCACCATGGCGCTCGACGGCGTCGGCGCCCATCCGCCGATCTCCGAGTCCCATGTGGAGATGGACGGCGCCTGGGCCCTGTACGAGGCCTGGGTGAAGATCCAGACCGGCGAGGCGGACACCGCGCTCGTCTACGCCTACGGGAAGTCCTCGCCCGGCCAGGTGCGCGACGTCCTCACCCGGCAGCTCGACCCGTACTACACCGCCCCGTTGTGGCCCGACTCCGTCGCCCTCGCCGCCCTCCAGGCACAGGCGCTGATCGACGCGGGCGACACCGACGAGGCCGCGCTCGCGGCCGTCGCCGCCCGCAGCCGCCGCGACGCCTCGGACAACCCGCACGCCCAGCTCAGCGGCGCCGTCCCGGCCGGCGAGCGCCTCGTGGGGCCGCTGCGCACCGGCGACTGCCCGCCCGTCGGCGACGGCGCGGCGGCCGTGATACTCGCCGCCGGGGACACCGCACGCGCCCTGTGCGCACGGCCCGCCTGGATCAGGGGCATCGACCACCGCATCGAGGCCCACGGCCTCGGGGTGCGCGAGCTGACCGACTCGCCGTCCGCCCGGCTCGCCGCCGAACGGGCCGGAGCCTTCGAACGTCCCGTGGACACCGCCGAGTTGCACGCCCCGTTCACCTCCCAGGAGGTCGTCCTGCGCAAGGCGCTCGGCCTCGGCGACGGTGTCCGGATCAATCCGTCCGGCGGCGCTCTGGCCGCCAACCCGGTGATGGCCGCCGGGCTGATCCGCCTCGGCGAGGCGGCCGCCCGGATCCACCGCGGCGAGTCCGACCGGGCGCTCGCCCACGCCACGTCCGGACCGTGCCTCCAGCAGAACCTGGTCGCCGTACTCGAAGGGGAGAGCGCTCATGCCTAA
- a CDS encoding thiolase domain-containing protein: MPKEPVAVVGVGQTKHVAARHDVSLAGLVREAAAAALRDAGLTWADIDAVVIGKAPDFFEGVMMPELYLADALGAVGKPLLRVHTAGSVGGSTALVAANLVAARVHRTVLTLAFEKQSESNAMWGLSLPIPFQQPLLAGAGGFFAPHVRAYMRRTGAPDTVGSLVAYKDRRNALKNPYAHIHDPDITLEKVQSAPMLWDPIRYSETCPSSDGACAMILTDRAGADRSPHPPAWVHGGAMRSEPTLFAGKDFVSPQAGKDCAADVYRQAGIGDPRREIDAVEMYVPFSWYEPMWLENLGFAAEGEGWKLTEAGVTELDGDLPVNPSGGVLSTNPIGASGMIRFAEAALQVRGRAGEHQVDGARRALGHAYGGGSQFFAMWLVGAEPPAR, translated from the coding sequence ATGCCTAAGGAGCCCGTGGCCGTCGTGGGCGTCGGCCAGACCAAGCACGTCGCCGCCCGCCACGACGTCTCCCTCGCCGGCCTCGTCCGCGAGGCGGCCGCGGCCGCCCTCCGGGACGCCGGCCTGACCTGGGCGGACATCGACGCGGTCGTCATCGGCAAGGCCCCCGACTTCTTTGAGGGCGTGATGATGCCGGAGCTCTACCTCGCCGACGCCCTCGGCGCGGTCGGCAAACCCCTGCTGCGGGTCCACACCGCCGGGTCCGTCGGCGGCTCGACGGCGCTCGTCGCCGCCAACCTCGTCGCCGCACGGGTCCACCGCACCGTCCTCACCCTCGCCTTCGAGAAGCAGTCGGAGTCCAACGCGATGTGGGGGCTCTCGCTGCCCATCCCGTTCCAGCAGCCGCTGCTGGCCGGCGCGGGCGGCTTCTTCGCCCCTCATGTGCGCGCCTACATGCGCCGGACCGGGGCGCCCGACACCGTCGGCTCCCTCGTCGCGTACAAGGACCGCCGCAACGCGCTGAAGAATCCGTACGCGCACATCCACGACCCGGACATCACCCTGGAGAAGGTCCAGTCCGCGCCCATGCTCTGGGACCCGATCCGCTACTCGGAGACCTGCCCGTCCTCCGACGGGGCCTGCGCCATGATCCTCACCGACCGGGCCGGCGCGGACCGTTCGCCGCATCCGCCGGCCTGGGTGCACGGCGGTGCGATGCGCAGCGAACCGACCCTCTTCGCGGGCAAGGACTTCGTCTCGCCGCAGGCCGGCAAGGACTGCGCCGCCGATGTGTACCGGCAGGCCGGGATCGGTGACCCGCGCCGGGAGATCGACGCCGTCGAGATGTACGTCCCGTTCTCCTGGTACGAACCCATGTGGCTGGAGAACCTCGGCTTCGCCGCCGAGGGCGAGGGCTGGAAGCTGACCGAGGCGGGAGTCACCGAACTCGACGGCGACCTGCCGGTGAACCCCTCGGGCGGGGTGCTCTCCACCAACCCCATCGGCGCCTCCGGAATGATCCGCTTCGCCGAGGCGGCCCTTCAGGTACGGGGACGGGCGGGGGAGCACCAGGTGGACGGCGCGCGCCGGGCGCTCGGCCACGCCTACGGCGGCGGGTCGCAGTTCTTCGCCATGTGGCTGGTCGGCGCCGAACCGCCCGCACGCTGA
- a CDS encoding DUF397 domain-containing protein, translating to MTESRTTPPPFAGWDKPELDLSGARWTSGSQGIGDVQIAFVEGFIAMRNAGRPGSPSVVFTPAEWRAFVLNARDGEFDLT from the coding sequence GTGACGGAGAGCAGGACCACCCCACCCCCCTTCGCCGGCTGGGACAAGCCGGAACTGGACCTGAGCGGCGCGCGGTGGACATCGGGCAGCCAGGGCATCGGCGATGTCCAGATCGCCTTCGTCGAGGGCTTCATCGCCATGCGCAACGCGGGCCGCCCCGGCAGCCCCTCGGTCGTCTTCACCCCGGCCGAATGGCGGGCCTTCGTACTCAACGCCCGTGACGGGGAGTTCGACCTGACCTGA
- a CDS encoding pyridoxal 5'-phosphate synthase translates to MSELRQLLRGIEVFQGELPGFDPRTAPDDPAELFVAWLRHALAAGVREPHAMTLATAGADGNPTARTLILKDVTAGGWQFASDTGGVKGRDLGERPYAALTFYWPPLARQVRVRGPVVAESRELSAADFLARGAGARAEALLGRQSTPLTDPAERDAAVRASLARLEREPDLVPPGWTLYTVRPQSVEFWQGDRERRHTRLNYRAQDGGWLRELLWP, encoded by the coding sequence ATGAGTGAGCTGCGGCAGTTGCTGCGGGGGATCGAGGTGTTCCAGGGGGAGCTGCCCGGGTTCGACCCGCGCACGGCGCCGGACGACCCGGCCGAGCTGTTCGTGGCGTGGCTGCGGCACGCACTGGCGGCCGGGGTGCGCGAGCCGCATGCGATGACCCTCGCCACGGCGGGCGCGGACGGCAATCCGACGGCGCGCACCCTGATCCTCAAGGACGTCACCGCCGGGGGCTGGCAGTTCGCCTCGGACACGGGCGGGGTCAAGGGCCGCGATCTCGGTGAGCGCCCCTATGCGGCGCTCACCTTCTACTGGCCGCCGCTGGCCCGGCAGGTGCGGGTGCGCGGTCCGGTGGTCGCGGAGAGCAGGGAGCTGAGCGCGGCGGACTTCCTGGCCCGGGGCGCCGGGGCGAGGGCGGAGGCGCTGCTCGGCCGCCAGAGCACCCCGCTCACCGACCCGGCCGAGCGCGACGCGGCGGTGCGCGCCTCACTGGCCCGGCTGGAGCGGGAGCCGGATCTCGTACCGCCGGGGTGGACGCTGTACACGGTGCGGCCGCAGAGCGTCGAGTTCTGGCAGGGCGACCGGGAGCGCCGGCACACCCGGCTCAACTACCGTGCGCAGGACGGCGGCTGGCTGCGCGAGCTGCTGTGGCCGTGA
- a CDS encoding CGNR zinc finger domain-containing protein, giving the protein MSGTRLALDLALTVRHDGRGGVADDLDTPVGLTAWVRDRTDLLGRLPLPGDWTAGDADLDAVRALRGAVRALFAHAVRPGAPSPADADRLIPVEEALARLNAAAAAVPVVPRLDWPPDGEPLARHRPAAAAAGPALPAALARAAIAFLAGPDRAALRACHAPRCVRYFLKEHPRQEWCKPSCGNRARVARHHERHRTP; this is encoded by the coding sequence ATGTCCGGCACCCGGCTCGCCCTCGACCTGGCCCTCACCGTCCGCCACGACGGCCGGGGCGGCGTCGCGGACGACCTCGACACCCCGGTGGGCCTCACCGCCTGGGTCCGCGACCGGACCGACCTGCTCGGCCGGCTCCCGCTGCCCGGGGACTGGACCGCCGGGGACGCCGACCTCGACGCCGTACGCGCGCTGCGTGGCGCGGTCCGGGCGCTCTTCGCGCACGCGGTGCGCCCCGGTGCGCCCAGCCCGGCGGACGCGGACCGGCTGATCCCCGTCGAGGAGGCGCTCGCCCGGCTCAACGCCGCCGCCGCGGCCGTGCCCGTCGTGCCCCGCCTGGACTGGCCGCCGGACGGTGAACCCCTCGCCCGGCACCGTCCTGCGGCGGCAGCGGCCGGACCCGCACTGCCCGCCGCCCTCGCCCGCGCCGCCATCGCCTTCCTCGCCGGACCCGACCGGGCGGCCCTGCGCGCCTGCCACGCACCCCGCTGCGTGCGCTACTTCCTCAAGGAGCACCCGCGCCAGGAGTGGTGCAAGCCGTCCTGCGGCAACCGGGCCCGGGTGGCACGCCACCACGAGCGCCACCGCACACCGTAG
- a CDS encoding ACT domain-containing protein — translation MTGESDLRVLLSGLRPELHPGRYVFATVPGGAVPEGTAPVVTVHESEGLTLVLPQEQAEAAGLAHFFPAGWITLRVHSALDAVGLTAAVSLALTDVGISCNVVAGFHHDHLFVPHDRAADAVAVLETLAAESRIG, via the coding sequence GTGACAGGTGAAAGCGATCTCCGAGTCCTGCTGAGCGGGCTGCGCCCGGAGCTGCACCCCGGCCGCTATGTCTTCGCGACCGTGCCCGGCGGTGCCGTGCCCGAGGGCACGGCACCCGTCGTCACGGTCCACGAGAGCGAGGGGCTCACCCTGGTGCTCCCCCAGGAGCAGGCCGAGGCCGCGGGGCTGGCGCACTTCTTCCCGGCGGGCTGGATCACGCTCCGTGTGCACTCCGCACTCGACGCGGTCGGGCTGACCGCCGCCGTCTCCCTCGCCCTCACCGACGTCGGGATCAGCTGCAACGTGGTGGCCGGCTTCCACCACGACCACCTCTTCGTCCCGCACGACAGGGCCGCCGACGCCGTCGCCGTACTGGAGACGCTGGCGGCGGAGTCGCGCATCGGCTGA